The nucleotide window ACCCGTCCAACGTGAAGCACCAGTACCACCATCATGAccagaaattaaaatatgatcaGCTTTTGCTTTTGCAACACCGGAAGCAACGATACCAACACCAACTTCCGAAACTAATTTTACAGATACGCGAGCTCGAGGATTAGAACACTTAAGATCATAAATCAATTGTTTCAAATCTTCAATTGAGTAGATATCGTGATGTGGTGGTGGAGAAATCAAACCAACACCAGGAGTTGATTTTCTTGTTTTTCCAATATTCTCGGAAACTTTATGACCAGGTAATTCTAAAGaacaaaatgacaaaatatttaaattcacgttttcaaaaattctgagataatttcatatatacatatattaatattatattaatttacctCCTCCTTCACCAGGTTTGGCACCTTGAGCCATTTTAATTTGAAGTTCATCTGAATCAGAAAGGTAGAAAGAAGTTACACCAAAGCGTCCAGAAGCTACTTGTTTGATAGCACTTCGCATAGAATCTCCGTTAGGTAGTACATTTGAACGTTCAGGatcctaaaataataataataattattagatttaaaaaaaaaaaactggataCGAGGAATAACAATTTCTACACAAATACTAACCTCACCACCCTCGCCAGTATTTGATTTTCCTCCTAATCTATTCATTGCAATAGCTAAAGTTGAATGAGACTCCATTGAGATAGAACCATATGACATTGCACCAGTACAAAAACGTTTAACAATTTCTGTCCAAGGTTCAACTTTTTCCAAAGGAATTGATTTAGAATGGTCAAAATCGAAATCTAAAAGACCACGTAAAGTACAGCTTTTAATTTGTTCATAAGCATTACTTGCATATTTATCATAAGAAGATTGATTTTTTGTACGAACAGCATCTTGTAAACTAGCAACACCAGTAGGATCATTAACATGAGCTTCACCACCATCACGCCAATGATATTCTCCAGATTCTGGTAAACCTGGTGGAACAATTGTGTCTCGTGTTGGATAACCACGTTCATGGAATGAGAGTGCATCCGTAGCTAAAATGTCGAATGTTGTTCCTTTTATCCTAGAAGCTGTACCTGCAAAGCATCGAGCGATGACACTTTCGTCGAGACCCAAAGCTTCAAAAATTTGAGCACCTTTGTAACTTTGTAATGTGGAAATTCCCATTTTTGACATGACTTTTAAGATACCATTATTTATGGCTGTCttataattatgaataattttatcattcgATAAATCACCACTAATTGCATTTTCACGTTTGAGTTTCAATATAGCTTCCATTGCCAAATAAGGACAAATAGCATCAGCACCATAACCTAAAAGTACGCAAACATGATGAACTTCTCTTGCTTCAGCAGTTTCAATAATAAGAGCAATCTTTGAACGTTGTTTGTTACGAACAAGATAATGATGTACACCTCCTACGGCAATTAATGAAGAAATCGAGACATTTTCAGGATTAACAGCAGCATCTGAAAGAACTACAACTTTAAAACCTTCTTGAATAGCTTGAGAAACTTCAGCACAAACACGCTCTAAAGCTAATAAATATCCACTAACTCCTTCACTCTTTGAAAAAGTAATATCAATAGTACAAACACTCCAATTTGATTCCACTTTTTCCATTCGTTTGATGGcatttaattcatcaattgATAATATAGGAGAAGGTAAAGCAAGTCTATGAGTTTGTTGttcattaatttctaatatatttcctTCAGGTCCAACATAACATTCTAATGACATGACAATTTCTTCACGAATTGGATCAATTGGAGGATTTGTAACTTGAGCGAAAAGTTGACggaaataatcataaattaaaCGTGGTTGATTTGAAAGACAGGCCAAAGGTGCATCATTTCCCATAGAACCAAGAGCTTCTTTTCCATCTTTTgtctaaacaaaataaaaaaaaagatgtttttaatatatattatgacaaaattaaatataaatatttatttatatatatatacataccaTTGGTAAGACgagtaaatttaattgttcgATAGTATAACCGAAAGCACGTAATCTTGGATCTTCAGAGATACTTGTATTATCCAATTCTACAGAAATACCATTTCCAGTcattttaactttttcaatAACACTATCAAGagtaattatttgtttttcaatccaagaatgaaaattttcaCGACTTGCAGTTGCTAATTTTAATTCACGATCATCTACTACACGACCTTCTTCAGTATCTACCAACAACATTTTACCAGGTTGTAAACGACCTTTTTGTACGATACGTTCAGGTTCAATAAATATTGTACCAACTTCTGAAGCacaaatcattaaatcatcACTTGTAATATAAAAACGACATGGACGTAAACCATTACGATCCAAACTTGCACCACAATAACGACCATCACTAAAAGTGAATAAAGCAGGACCATCCCAAGGTTCCATTAAACAAGCAGCCCATTGATAAAAAGCACGTTTTTCAGGTTCCATTAAAGGATTATTTTGCCAAGCTTCAGGAATCATCATCATAACAGCTTGAGGTAAAGTTAAAACCCCATTAATAACAAGTAATTCTAAAACATTATCAAAAGCGGCAGAATCCGAACCACCTTCTTCAATAATAGGATATAATTGTTCTAATTCAGAACCGAATAAATCAGATTTCATTATTCCTTCACGAGCTCTCATCCAATTTTTATTACCACGTAAAGTATTAATTTCACCATTATGAGCAGCCCATCTCATAGGTTGAGAACGATCCCAAGAAGGAAAAGTATTTGTAGAGAAACGAGAATGAACCAAAGAAAAATGAGTTTTATAAGCAACATTATTCAAatcatgaaaataattataaacttgTACAGGACTTAATTGACCtttataaacaatatttttgtttgataaaGAACAAATATAAAACCATCTCTTTACAGTGATTGTGTGAGTGGCTTGTTTCCTAAGAACGTAAAGTTGACGAGCAAAAtaagtttcatcaaaattattgGTAGAATCTTTTAAAACAACGAAAGGTTGTAAAATCATTGGTTCACGTGATTTTGCGGCAGGACCGAGTATAGAATTATCTTTTGGAACTTCACGCCAAcccaaaacttttaaatttaaacttttagcGATCTGttcaaaagtttttttacTATCTTCCATAACGGCAGGTTCGGGTTTAAAAAACACGTTACCAACAGCGTATTGACCTTGTGGAGGTAATTGTATATCTAATCTTGCACATTcttgaagaaaaaattcatGAGGTATTCCAGTCATAATACCAGCACCATCACCATCTCTAGCATCGGCACCAACGGCACCTCTATGAGTCATGTTACAGAGAATACCTCTAGCATCGCtaagaattttataagatGGAGCACCTTTAATGTGCACGATGAAACCGACACCGCAAGcatctttttcataatcaGGATTGTAAAGGGCTTGTTTAGGAGGGATAGTATTAGCCCAAGATGTATTAACAGGTTCTTTAATATTCTCTTGATATTCTTCTTCTTGATGCTtttgttgattattattttgttcaaGTTCGACGATAGATACCATAATTATTTAAgagagagaaaaaaagaagaaattgaaataataaaataaaaaataaaatgaatttttataactatgctacttttttttttttgaaagggGAGAGGGGGAAAACcaattgattatatatatatatatattatatatatataacttttttttttatttttatatatacagtattgaGAGTATTATGAAAAACgggttgttttttttttgatttttttttacactaaaataatttataactacaaataatctaattaagatttttttttattttctctttttgaGGAATAATATATCGTTGATAATGATTGTAaggaacaatttttttttttgctgtaataatagaattaattgattatacgtaaaaaaaaaagagagatgaaagaaaaaaaaattacagattacaaattaaaaaaaaaaataaaatttactccctctcaaattaaaatatattatatatatatatatatttttttttttgtatgagAGTCGTCACCAATGATTGAAGACGAGCAAAAAactaaaggaaaaaaaaaataaaatgaaaacaatataaaatgaaaaaaaaagagggagAAGTGAAGgaaaaaaatgagaattttttatgcCCGTTTTTATAGAtcgatgattttttttttttataatatagatgTTGAtcgattattaaaaaaaaaaatcattcataaAAAAACCGATTTCGGAAAATTTacgttataaaatttggctGAAGACGGGAATTTCCGAATTTTTTTGGAGGggcttggatttttttttttttgaaaaacaaataaataaaaaaaatcaagtagTTTTATTTCCTTATCTTATCATAAAATCAATTActcgtatatatatataataaataaaataaaaataaataaaaaaaaaaataaaatactaaaataataataaactgaaGAGAAGGGAACTAAcgatatataatgatatatatagagatatatatagataataaaaaaaaaatggtaatagaaattattattattattttctaattagCCGTATGATTATGTTATATTAGTCTAACCTATAATAATTAGATATCTGTCAATCACAAATTagatttgataaaaaaaaacctcatacaagtaataattttgatagaaaatcaattttctttttaatgaaattacatGTGAAACCTTATCCAATTATATTAGTTAAGCTTATCtatcaaaatatataagaaataaaataaataatttatcagatatatattttaatcatcGACATTGcatgcatttttttacaaataaaacaatttttaactcggtaaaatatcaattatttatactaGATTATCTCTGTCTTTCATTACACAATTTGATAACGCCGATACAACTTGAGGCTAGTATCCGACGTTCAATTCTTTCATCTCTTTCATTTTGTTC belongs to Rhizophagus irregularis chromosome 13, complete sequence and includes:
- a CDS encoding glutamate synthase [NADH], which gives rise to MVSIVELEQNNNQQKHQEEEYQENIKEPVNTSWANTIPPKQALYNPDYEKDACGVGFIVHIKGAPSYKILSDARGILCNMTHRGAVGADARDGDGAGIMTGIPHEFFLQECARLDIQLPPQGQYAVGNVFFKPEPAVMEDSKKTFEQIAKSLNLKVLGWREVPKDNSILGPAAKSREPMILQPFVVLKDSTNNFDETYFARQLYVLRKQATHTITVKRWFYICSLSNKNIVYKGQLSPVQVYNYFHDLNNVAYKTHFSLVHSRFSTNTFPSWDRSQPMRWAAHNGEINTLRGNKNWMRAREGIMKSDLFGSELEQLYPIIEEGGSDSAAFDNVLELLVINGVLTLPQAVMMMIPEAWQNNPLMEPEKRAFYQWAACLMEPWDGPALFTFSDGRYCGASLDRNGLRPCRFYITSDDLMICASEVGTIFIEPERIVQKGRLQPGKMLLVDTEEGRVVDDRELKLATASRENFHSWIEKQIITLDSVIEKVKMTGNGISVELDNTSISEDPRLRAFGYTIEQLNLLVLPMTKDGKEALGSMGNDAPLACLSNQPRLIYDYFRQLFAQVTNPPIDPIREEIVMSLECYVGPEGNILEINEQQTHRLALPSPILSIDELNAIKRMEKVESNWSVCTIDITFSKSEGVSGYLLALERVCAEVSQAIQEGFKVVVLSDAAVNPENVSISSLIAVGGVHHYLVRNKQRSKIALIIETAEAREVHHVCVLLGYGADAICPYLAMEAILKLKRENAISGDLSNDKIIHNYKTAINNGILKVMSKMGISTLQSYKGAQIFEALGLDESVIARCFAGTASRIKGTTFDILATDALSFHERGYPTRDTIVPPGLPESGEYHWRDGGEAHVNDPTGVASLQDAVRTKNQSSYDKYASNAYEQIKSCTLRGLLDFDFDHSKSIPLEKVEPWTEIVKRFCTGAMSYGSISMESHSTLAIAMNRLGGKSNTGEGGEDPERSNVLPNGDSMRSAIKQVASGRFGVTSFYLSDSDELQIKMAQGAKPGEGGELPGHKVSENIGKTRKSTPGVGLISPPPHHDIYSIEDLKQLIYDLKCSNPRARVSVKLVSEVGVGIVASGVAKAKADHILISGHDGGTGASRWTGIKYAGLPWELGLAETHQTLVLNDLRGRVVVQTDGQIRTGRDVAIACLLGAEEWGFATTPLIATGCIMMRKCHLNTCPVGIATQDPELRKKFEGKPEHVVNFFYYVAEECRQIMAKLGFRTINEMVGRTDKLKINETVRNTNAKTANIDLTPILTPAFTLRPGVVTCNTDKQDHKLYVRLDNKLIDESDLALTKRKPVKISCNIVNTDRALGTTLSYHISRIFGEAGLPDDTIHVNIKGSAGQSFGAFLASGVTLELEGDANDYVGKGLSGGRIIVYPPRSSTFKSEENIIVGNVCLYGATGGVAFFRGIAAERFCVRNSGAIAVVEGVGDHGCEYMTGGRVVVLGSTGRNFAAGMSGGVAYVLDNAQDFRSKCNTEMVDLETVNDHEEVSFLRELIRDHHHFTKSELADRILKNFNQVLPKFVKVMPVDYRAVLEKQKLASKINEEQPAEIQLVDKKEPLVLDIEDSMVDEEAAKKRSQIVDKVRGFMKYQRKVDNYRNPKRRVKDWKEINARLNEADLKVQAARCMDCGVPFCQSDTGCPISNIIPKWNELVFRDQWRDALNRLMMTNNFPEFTGRVCPAPCEGACVLGINEPPVSIKSIECAIIDKGFEMGWIVPQPPVIRTGKKVAVIGSGPAGLAAADQLNKAGHLVTVYDRNDRFGGLLMYGIPNMKLDKKIVQRRIDLLDAEGIKFVANAHVGVDVDVSQIKTDNDALVLATGATWPRDLNIPNRNLDNIHFAMEFLQLNTSSLLDSNLQNSRYISAKDKNVIVIGGGDTGCDCIGTSIRHGAKSIVNFELLPQPPNTRADDNPWPTFPRTFKVDYGHAEVISHYGKDPREYNILSKSFVSDGNGRVAGINTVRVEWTKDPVTGKWSMGEIEGSEQFFPADLILLALGFLGPEEKLINSLGLKTDARTNIETRQGKYSTAIPGVFAAGDCRRGQSLIVWGINEGRQAAREIDQYLMGNTNLPVTGGISKFEAPQVHQAPLQMAIR